CGTAATAAAAGGAAAAAGCGACACCTTCCTGGGCAGCCCGCAACAGGTGATTCGTGGAATGGATGTTGAAATTAAGTCCGGTAACAGAGCATCCTTGTTCTTTATTCTGAAGCATCCTCTCTGCACCATTTCCAAAAGGAAGAATTAAAATTCCATCAGATCCGGGGGGAATAGAATCAGCCAGGCTATTTATCTCATGGTAGCTCATTCCCGGGGCAGCAATTTTCTTCATCCAGGAATTCATGATCCCGGTTCCATTTATGCAGAGCAACACTCCCAGTCGCGGAGCTTCAGCAGTATGATTCACATGAGCAAACGTATTTACCCTGGACAAAGGATCATACCTTACCACATCGGTTACACCATAAACCACCCCGGAAGTACCCGCTGTTGCTGCAATTTCTCCGGGTTCCAGCACATTGAGGGAGAAAGCATTATTGGGTTGGTCACCGGCACGATAGGTAACAGGAGTCCCCATAATAAGCCCGGTAGATTTTGCAGCCTCTGCACTCAGATTCCCCTGAAATCCAAAAACGGGTACCTGTTCAGACAGAATCTGCCGGTCGAAACCAAAAGTATCCAGCATGAATTGTGCCGGGCGGTTTTCGATGAAATCCCAAAGCATTCCTTCTGATAATCCCGTGAGGGTAGTAGTAGCTTCACCGGTAAGTTTTAAAGCAATGAAGTCGCCGGGAAGCATTATTTTAAAGGTTTTTTGATAGAGTGCTTCCTCATTGGCCTTGATCCATGCCAGTTTGGATGCTGTAAAGTTCCCGGGGGAATTTAACAGGTGTGAAAGGCACGCCTCATGTCCGGCTTCTTGAAAAGCCCGGTCTCCATATGGAACAGCCCGGCTATCGCACCAGATGATTGAGTTCCTGACAGGTTTCATATTGCTGTCAACACAGACCAGCCCATGCATCTGGTAAGAGATTCCAATGGCTTTGATCTCATCTGCAGCAGTTTGGGACTTCTCCATAACCAGAGGTATTGCCTTCAGCACATAATCCCACCACATCAGGGGATCCTGTTCTGCCCATCCGGACCTGATTGCGAGAATCGGCATCTCGATGGAAGGCAACTGAATACTGGACGAGCAGCTTCCTGATTCTACATCTAAAATTGATACTTTGATGGATGAACTGCCGATGTCTATTCCAAGAGTTTTCATTATGATGAGCTTTTTCTTTTATAAATACTCAGAAGAACCGGATGAAATTCATGGGCAGCTTACTTTTTTTGATCTCACGTTCATAGGCTGTATGGTCAAATTTATAGAGGCGGGCAGGCTTATGGGCAACATTTTTCTCTTTCTCCTCAAGGAGCTTCAGGAATGGAAATTTCAATACTTTCTTCCTGAAATTCCTGTTATCGATTTCAAACCCAAGTATCGCCTCATAAAGATTCTGGAGTTGCCTGATAGAAAATCTCTTTTGAAGTAACTCAAAAGCAATCGGCTCATTCAGCAATTGACGGGTAAGAACTTCCATGGCTTTCAGGAGTATGTATTTATGGTCGAAAGCCAGGCTGCGGATATCCTGAACCCTGTGCCATCCCACTTCACCTTCGGCCGTTGGCTGCAAGATACTTTTACCAATCTTCACCAGGGCATAATAAGTAATGGTAACAATCCTTGATACTTTGACATTATAAGTGGATTCGATCCATTTGAGGTCTTCATCCTTCCGAATACGGCCCGGATCGGAAAAAACACCAAATTGTCTCAAATATACATCTGATAAACCTGTCAATTCATAGAGTGTTCGGTTAGCAGCTGCATCAAGTTCTTCATTATCAAGGATAAGACTACCCGGTAGTTTTCTATCGGTCACCGGAGTCACTCCATCTGGCTGTTTTCGTTTGAAATCGATCAGCAATACCATAAGGTCGTTACCATCAAAACCGAAAACCACACAATCAACTGAAATGGAAGGATTAATCGGTGCAGGCATAAAGGAAGGATTAAAGAGTGAAATTACTGCATTAGAAAAGAGAATGCAAACATAACGTATAAATTACGCTAAGATATGTTTCAAAGAATAAAATTCACCGGATAAATACGTATATCCCATTGTTTTATAGCTGTTTAAATATAATAATCTCAATAATAGGCATCTTTACTACAGGCAGGCTTAGTGCCATTAGTACGCTATCAATATACAGAATGATATGGATAAAAAAAGAAAGTGGCAGCCTTCCTACTGCCACTCTTGTCCACCTATTATCTCTCTTATAAAGTTGCCGGCTAGAACAATCAAAAGTGCCGGGACTCTCCAAACCAAATCGTATCCAAGACTATAGAGAGAAAATCACTTCGGATGAATACCGGGCAAAGATAAAACAATGAATTCAGGGAGTTCAGGATTCGGTTTTACAGGCTACGTTCTGTCCATACGAATTCTGATAATTGAAGCTTTGTCATGGTAAATCTGTTCCCGCTAAATGAATATTATTGGGGTCCAGTTTGCAAGGATTACAATAATCAAAATGATTAGCAGAATAAGTAAGATAAGTTCGATAATCCCGATGATTAAACCAGCCATTGCCATTTTTCTTTTCGATGACCTGAGACCCAGTGCTCCAAATACAATAGCGGCAATCGGGAACAATATAATGCCGAATGTGACTCCCATTGCAGCAAAAATCAAACAAAGTAAAGCACTCACGAGTGATGCAATTGCCCAATACTCAGGATGTTTCTCGGGAGGGATCGTTTTTGCCTGCGTTTTTGCTTCATTATTGCCGATGTTAGAGGCTTTTGGTTCTTTAAGGCTATCGGGAACAGATACTGTAGTATCAGGAAGTGCACTATATGGAAACAGACAAGGCTGGTTATCAATGGATGCTGTAAGGGTGACCGGGGGATTTATGCCAGTTGTTCCTGCAGTAATTTCTTTGCTGGTGTTTACCTGTTCGCCATCCGGGAATACAATGTTACCGGCTTTCCCAGGCTCAAGCTTTCCTGCTTCCAAAAGGGAAGATTCCTGTTCAATTGAACCATGTGGCATGGAAATGTTGGTAACAGGATGATTGTTCTTCGAAACAGATGAGTTTTCCCAGGGGAGGGATAACTTATTCTTATGGAGATTGGTGATTCTGGGGTTCTCTGTGTAAGACCGCTCTGATACACAGGAAAGGAATACATTTGAAAGCAAGGATAACAAAGTAAAAACCAACAATAATAAACTTCTGGATGCTTTCATAGCTAACCATTTACAGTTGATCATATTTAACGGCGATACAATACAGAATAAAACCCCGGATAGTTGAACAATCCATTAAAAGATTGTTTCCCTTGAGATGTGCTTATTAAAGATACGAATATATTTCGATAAACCGAACGACTGATTAGTAAAAATGCACAGAAAAACTGAGACTTCAGGAACCCTCAACATGGCTAAATTTAAAGCCCAACATTGGAATCAATTCAAAGGATATTGTACGCTGAATTGGGATTTTAGGGGCAATTGCCGGAATCAGTGGACCTTCCCCGGGGATGATACTAAATCACAGCAGTAGGATTATTTTAAATCTACAGGGGTATATTCCCGTGTTTCTTCGGAGGATTGGTTTTCCTTTTATTCTGGGTCATTTCAAGTGCCTGTATGAGTTTGAAACGAGTTTGCTTTGGATAGATGATTTCATCAATATAGCCTTGTTCGGCTGCTTTATAAGGATTAGCGAATGTTTCGCGGTAATCATCTACAGTGTTTTTGCGCTCTTCTTCCGTCATTTTCTCACGGAAAATGATATTAACAGCCCCATCAGCTCCCATAACAGCGATCTCGGCAGATGGATAGGCAAAGTTTATATCGGCACCAATATGTTTGCTGCTCATCACATCATAAGCTCCACCATATGCTTTTCGGGTAATCAGTGTAATCTTGGGGACAGTAGCTTCGGCGAATGCGTACAATAGTTTTGCTCCGTGCTTGATAATACCGCCAAATTCCTGGGTTGTGCCCGGAAGGAATCCAGGGACATCCACAAAAGTGATGAGCGGAATATTGAATGCATCGCAAAAACGAACAAATCGTGCAGCTTTGATAGAAGAATTAATATCCAGAACTCCCGCAAGCATTGCCGGCTGATTGGCAACAATTCCCACACTGCGTCCGGCTAGCCTGGCAAACCCGACGATAATATTCTGGGCATAATAAGGCTGTATCTCAAAGAAATTATGGTTATCGACCACAATTTTGATGAGTTCCTTCATATCATAGGGTTTATTAGGATCATCAGGTACAATGGTTTGTAGCTTCTCATCTTCCCTGTTCAGATCATCCGTGCATGGCACTACCGGTGCATCTTCCATATTATTGGAAGGAAGGTAGCCAATGAGCTCCCTCATCATCATCATTGCATGCTCATCGTTATCGGCAGTAAGGTGGGCGACCCCGCTCTTACTGTTATGGGTCATTGCACCACCAAGCTCTTCTTTTGTAACCTCTTCATGGGTAACCGTTTTGATTACTTCAGGGCCTGTTACGAACATGTAACTGGAATCCTTTACCATGATGATGAAATCAGTGATAGCTGGTGAATATACTGCTCCACCGGCACAAGGGCCAAGGATAGCTGAAATCTGAGGAACCACTCCGGAACTCATTACATTCCGGTAAAAAATATCAGCATAACCAGCCAGGCTTTCCACACCTTCCTGTATACGAGCTCCACCGGAATCATTCAGTCCGATTACCGGGGCACCCATTTTAACGGCCATATCCATGATCTTAACGATCTTGTCGGCATTGGCCCGGCTCATCGTACCGCCAAATACTGTAAAATCCTGGGCAAACACATAAATCAGACGGCCATCTATCTTTCCATAACCTGTAACAACCCCATCTCCCGGGATCAGGTTTTTCTCCATTCCGAAATCACGGGAACGATGAACTACGAATTTGTCTAATTCAACAAAAGTTCCGGGATCTAACAGGTCATTCAACCTCTCACGGGCGGTTTTTCGTCCGGCTGCATGCTGACGGTCAATACGATCTTGTCCGCCACCTAGTTCAGCCTGGCGACTTTTTTCTTCAAGTTTTTGAAATTTGTCCTTCAATGTTGACATGAGGTATCTTGTGTATTTATTAATCGAGGTTATAGTTTCAGGAGAATATTAAATGATGAGTTATTGCTGAAGTCATTAGAGGAGAGAGAATTTAAAAGCCAAAAAAGCATCCACAAATTACACAAATCCGTCAGCTGACGGACAAATAATCACAAATATGATTGAGGTGTTGGGGTCACATTCATAATTTCCGGATTGCTTACCATACGTTTCCAATCTCTGTTAGCTGACATGCGATTCATTATTCAATCACTACCATCACCTGGTTACCATCAATGGTATCGCCTTCCTTTACAGGAATTTCAACAACGGTTCCATCTTTCCCTGCTTTGAATTCACTTTCCATTTTCATGGCTGAAACAACGATCACGGTTTGGCCTTTTTCAACTGAATCCCCAATATTAACAGGTATCCTGACCACCTTTCCAGGCATTGGGGAACGTATAATATTCCCGCCATGATGATCACCGGCATCTTCCCGGCTTCTCATGTAGCGTGTTTCTGCATCAATCACTTCTATATCATAGGAAAAGTAGAAAGTGTTGACAGCATAATGCTTGGGTTCTGCTGATTCTATCACTTCTATATTGTAGGATTTCCCTTTATAAAGTGCAGAATATTCCCCTTTGCCCAATTTCACCAGGTCAACTTCGTAAATCTTATCATCTACGGAAATTGTCAAAATGTTACCCTCTCGTTTGAGTTCTTTGACAATCGCATTCCTGTCGTTTACTGTTAATTCTAATTCCATGGGTACTTTGATGATGTTTCTTGAATGAATATCAGGTTCTTAGAGGCGATAGGCTGATTGACGGCGGCCGAATTGTTTCCAATCGGATCCATGACGGGCAGTAGCATTGTCGATAGTTATTCTAACTTTCTCCAATTTATCAGTATAATCAACAAACGTAGCGATTAATGCCAGGTCTTCGCAGTACATATCACATTCAGTCTGGGCCATCAGGAACTTCTGGTTCTTTTCGATGAAATGAGTGTTGTATTTCCCCTTTCTGAAATCATCAGCTTCCATAATCCGCTCCAGGAACCGAATGGAGGTTTTTACACCTGTGATCTTATATTCATATAGTGCCCGACGCATTCGCTGTATAGCTTCTTCTCTTGTTTGTGCCCATACAATCAGCTTACTGATCATCGGATCATAATAGATGGGGATTGTATATCCGGTATAAACATATCCATCACACCTGACACCCAGTCCGAGAGGCTCTGTAATATGCGTAATGGTACCAGGGTTCGGCATGAAGTTATTATCTGTATCTTCTGCATAAATCCTGCATTCGATAGCATGTCCTGATTGTTTCAGGTCTTCCTGCCTGAATGGCAGCGGATGACCTTCAGCAACCCTGATTTGTTCCTTAACCAGGTCGACACCAACAACGCGCTCAGTAATGGGGTGTTCTACCTGTAGGCGGGTATTCATTTCAAGGAAATAGAAATTCAGGTTATCATCCATGATAAACTCAATGGTTCCCGCACCTTCATAATTCACTGCTTTGGCAGCTGCAACAGCGTATTCCCCCATCCTGGAACGAACCTCAGGGTTCATGATTGGGGAAGGCGTTTCTTCTACCACTTTTTGATGGCGGCGCTGAACCGAGCATTCCCTTTCAAAAAGATGGACAGTGTTCCCCTGTTGATCAGCAAGAACCTGGAATTCAATATGATGAGGTGATTCAATATATTTTTCAATGTAAACAGAATCATCCCCGAAGGCTGTTTTGGCTTCAGACCGGGCAGAACGTAAAGAACTGATGATCTGTGATTCTTCCTTAACCAGGCGCATCCCTTTTCCTCCTCCACCTGCTGAAGCTTTGATCATTACAGGAAGGCCTATTTGCTGAATGATGGTCATGGCCTCATTTTCATCGGTTACCTTATCGGTAGTACCAGGAACAACCGGAACCCCTGCCGCAATCATTGATCTGCGGGCAGTAATTTTGTCACCCATCCCTTCAATAGCTTCAGGGGACGGTCCTATAAATTTGATTCCTTCCTGCTGGCACCTTCTTGAAAAAGAGGCATTTTCTGATAAAAATCCGTAACCGGGATGAATGGCATCAGCCTTGCACATCTTCGCAACTTCAATTATCTTATCCATGTTCAGATAACTCTCTGAAGAGGGTGAAGGACCTATATGATAAGCCTCCCCGGCATAACGAACATGCATGGCTGAACGGTCAGCATCTGAAAAGACTGCCACGGTATGAATTCCCATTTCACGGCATGAACGGATGATCCTGACAGCTATTTCACCACGATTAGCAATAAGAACTTTCTTGATTTTCCTTTGATCCATAGAATAATTATCTCAAATATTGCTTGTTGAATGAGCTTGTTAAAGGAAAGCTATTTTTTTTGCGGCTGCGAATATACATATTTTTCAGATATACATTCATAGATATGTAGATGAACATACTATGTTAAGGAGTGTAAAACGCAGGGAAATCTTATGAAGGTTTAGGTAATTCTGTATTTCGAATAATGCCTGATGGTAAAACCAATGAACAATGCCAGCGCCAGGATATTGAGCCCGGAACAAATGAGGAAGGCAATTCCAAGGCCTGTTTTGCCGGCAAGGTATCCTGTGATCATCATCCCTGCACCAATGCCAAGGTCAAGGACTGTAAAAAGGGTAGAATTAGCAGCGCCTCTCCTATTTGGGGTAACCATGTTATTGATCATAGCCTGGAAGGTCGGGAATAAGACTCCACCTCCAATACCCATGGCAAAAGCAGCTCCATAAAATCCGGGAGTATGATGATTGAGGGCTAATATTATGAACCCTGCAATGATCAGAATAAAAGCAATAATGGTAATCTGCACAGGCCCTTTCCGGTCAAAAATTTTGCCTGATGTTAATCGTGTAACTGCAATTCCTACAGCATATACCAGGAAAAAATAACCTGCATCACCCACTCCTGTCTCCTTCACATATATTGAAATGAAGGTTACTACCCCACCATAGGTGATCATATTGATGAATAAAATGATGGCCACTGGCAACGCAGATTTTTCCATGAGGTTCTTCAGTGCAAAACCTGATGTATGCTTGGGTATTTCCGGGTGCCTGATGCTTAAAGCAAACAGAAATCCGACGAGGCCCAGAATGACCGAAGCGAGAAACATCCGGTCGTAATTTCCATCCGACATAAGCTGCAATCCAAGAAATGGCCCGATAGCCATAGGAATAGTGCTTGCCAGTCCGAAATAGCCTAATCCTTCACCCCTTCTGTTAGCCGGGACAAGATCAACAGCAATGGTACTTCCTGTTGTGGTAGTAATTCCCCATAACAATCCGTGAAGAAACCTCAGCATTAATAAGCCTGCCAGTGTTATGGCCACCATGTATCCGGCAAATACCAAAGCAAAGAAGAATAAACCGGCAAGGTAAATCCATTTCCGGCCATGAATGTCAATGAGGTAGCCTGTTGCAGGGCGGATAATGAGGGCAGCGAACGTATAAATAGCCAGGATGATCCCAATTTGTCCGGGACCGGCTTTAAGCATTTTGGCCAGGTATAGCGGAAGAGTAGGTAGAAGGAGATAAAAAGCAGTAAAAACCAGGAGGCTTGCCATAAATATAGAAATGAAACTTCTGGTCCAGATAGGTTGTTGCGGATGGTTCATTTCTATGTTTGGGTTCACAAGGGCAAAATTAGTGTTATTCGGGAATTTTTGTATTTTCGTAATAGCTGAAATTCATAACAATCATTCTGTTTAACTGTTTTTCTGAAGATACAAACCTTAAAAACTTAGCAAATCACAGGAATCGCAAGGAAACTTTGAGATGCATCTGTCATCAGCTTAACCCGGCAAACAGACAATAGTATGCAATGTAAGGAAATTTCCAATTTATCTACCCAAACTTATGACTAAACCAAAGCATAGTAGTCTTTTTCCTATGAGCAAGCATTCCTTCCTGTTTATTATTGCCCTGAGTATATCATTGGCAGCTATGTCGCAGAAAGGACTTTTTGAAGCACGGAAAAGCCTTGTCAACTTTGTTTCAGATGCGCCTTTAGAATTGATAAAAGCATCTTCAAAGGAACTCAAAGGATTCCTGGATCCGGAGAAAAGAACATTTGCTTTTATTATTCCCAGTAAATCATTCGAAGGATTCAACAGTCCATTACAACAGGTTCATTTTTCAGAAAACTATATTGAAGCATCCAAATACCCTGATGCATCCTTTAAAGGGAAAATCATTGAACAGGTAGATCTTAATAATGATGGGGAATACCAGGTACGTGCCAAAGGAGCATTAAAAATTCATGGTGTTGAACAGGAGAGAATCATTCGTGTTAAAATAAAGATCGTAAAAGGGATTATGGTAGTAAGTTCTGAGTTTTCCATTTTACTTCAGGAACACAATATTACCATACCAAAAGTTGTCTATCAGAAAATTGCCGAGGAAATATTCATCAAGGTCAGTATGGAGATGGTGAGAAAATGAATTTAGCTATTAAAAATGATA
This window of the Bacteroidales bacterium genome carries:
- a CDS encoding carbohydrate kinase, with amino-acid sequence MKTLGIDIGSSSIKVSILDVESGSCSSSIQLPSIEMPILAIRSGWAEQDPLMWWDYVLKAIPLVMEKSQTAADEIKAIGISYQMHGLVCVDSNMKPVRNSIIWCDSRAVPYGDRAFQEAGHEACLSHLLNSPGNFTASKLAWIKANEEALYQKTFKIMLPGDFIALKLTGEATTTLTGLSEGMLWDFIENRPAQFMLDTFGFDRQILSEQVPVFGFQGNLSAEAAKSTGLIMGTPVTYRAGDQPNNAFSLNVLEPGEIAATAGTSGVVYGVTDVVRYDPLSRVNTFAHVNHTAEAPRLGVLLCINGTGIMNSWMKKIAAPGMSYHEINSLADSIPPGSDGILILPFGNGAERMLQNKEQGCSVTGLNFNIHSTNHLLRAAQEGVAFSFYYGMNIMEEVGIHSKVIRAGKANMFLSPVFRQTLADLSGVVIELYDTDGALGAARGAAIGAGFYSSFSEAFKKLEKLETIEPCTQNAERIKEVYSHWSGLLNKQLEQS
- a CDS encoding NUDIX hydrolase, whose product is MPAPINPSISVDCVVFGFDGNDLMVLLIDFKRKQPDGVTPVTDRKLPGSLILDNEELDAAANRTLYELTGLSDVYLRQFGVFSDPGRIRKDEDLKWIESTYNVKVSRIVTITYYALVKIGKSILQPTAEGEVGWHRVQDIRSLAFDHKYILLKAMEVLTRQLLNEPIAFELLQKRFSIRQLQNLYEAILGFEIDNRNFRKKVLKFPFLKLLEEKEKNVAHKPARLYKFDHTAYEREIKKSKLPMNFIRFF
- a CDS encoding DUF4190 domain-containing protein, producing the protein MKASRSLLLLVFTLLSLLSNVFLSCVSERSYTENPRITNLHKNKLSLPWENSSVSKNNHPVTNISMPHGSIEQESSLLEAGKLEPGKAGNIVFPDGEQVNTSKEITAGTTGINPPVTLTASIDNQPCLFPYSALPDTTVSVPDSLKEPKASNIGNNEAKTQAKTIPPEKHPEYWAIASLVSALLCLIFAAMGVTFGIILFPIAAIVFGALGLRSSKRKMAMAGLIIGIIELILLILLIILIIVILANWTPIIFI
- a CDS encoding acyl-CoA carboxylase subunit beta, with amino-acid sequence MSTLKDKFQKLEEKSRQAELGGGQDRIDRQHAAGRKTARERLNDLLDPGTFVELDKFVVHRSRDFGMEKNLIPGDGVVTGYGKIDGRLIYVFAQDFTVFGGTMSRANADKIVKIMDMAVKMGAPVIGLNDSGGARIQEGVESLAGYADIFYRNVMSSGVVPQISAILGPCAGGAVYSPAITDFIIMVKDSSYMFVTGPEVIKTVTHEEVTKEELGGAMTHNSKSGVAHLTADNDEHAMMMMRELIGYLPSNNMEDAPVVPCTDDLNREDEKLQTIVPDDPNKPYDMKELIKIVVDNHNFFEIQPYYAQNIIVGFARLAGRSVGIVANQPAMLAGVLDINSSIKAARFVRFCDAFNIPLITFVDVPGFLPGTTQEFGGIIKHGAKLLYAFAEATVPKITLITRKAYGGAYDVMSSKHIGADINFAYPSAEIAVMGADGAVNIIFREKMTEEERKNTVDDYRETFANPYKAAEQGYIDEIIYPKQTRFKLIQALEMTQNKRKTNPPKKHGNIPL
- a CDS encoding acetyl-CoA carboxylase biotin carboxyl carrier protein subunit, producing MELELTVNDRNAIVKELKREGNILTISVDDKIYEVDLVKLGKGEYSALYKGKSYNIEVIESAEPKHYAVNTFYFSYDIEVIDAETRYMRSREDAGDHHGGNIIRSPMPGKVVRIPVNIGDSVEKGQTVIVVSAMKMESEFKAGKDGTVVEIPVKEGDTIDGNQVMVVIE
- the accC gene encoding acetyl-CoA carboxylase biotin carboxylase subunit: MDQRKIKKVLIANRGEIAVRIIRSCREMGIHTVAVFSDADRSAMHVRYAGEAYHIGPSPSSESYLNMDKIIEVAKMCKADAIHPGYGFLSENASFSRRCQQEGIKFIGPSPEAIEGMGDKITARRSMIAAGVPVVPGTTDKVTDENEAMTIIQQIGLPVMIKASAGGGGKGMRLVKEESQIISSLRSARSEAKTAFGDDSVYIEKYIESPHHIEFQVLADQQGNTVHLFERECSVQRRHQKVVEETPSPIMNPEVRSRMGEYAVAAAKAVNYEGAGTIEFIMDDNLNFYFLEMNTRLQVEHPITERVVGVDLVKEQIRVAEGHPLPFRQEDLKQSGHAIECRIYAEDTDNNFMPNPGTITHITEPLGLGVRCDGYVYTGYTIPIYYDPMISKLIVWAQTREEAIQRMRRALYEYKITGVKTSIRFLERIMEADDFRKGKYNTHFIEKNQKFLMAQTECDMYCEDLALIATFVDYTDKLEKVRITIDNATARHGSDWKQFGRRQSAYRL
- a CDS encoding MFS transporter, with protein sequence MNPNIEMNHPQQPIWTRSFISIFMASLLVFTAFYLLLPTLPLYLAKMLKAGPGQIGIILAIYTFAALIIRPATGYLIDIHGRKWIYLAGLFFFALVFAGYMVAITLAGLLMLRFLHGLLWGITTTTGSTIAVDLVPANRRGEGLGYFGLASTIPMAIGPFLGLQLMSDGNYDRMFLASVILGLVGFLFALSIRHPEIPKHTSGFALKNLMEKSALPVAIILFINMITYGGVVTFISIYVKETGVGDAGYFFLVYAVGIAVTRLTSGKIFDRKGPVQITIIAFILIIAGFIILALNHHTPGFYGAAFAMGIGGGVLFPTFQAMINNMVTPNRRGAANSTLFTVLDLGIGAGMMITGYLAGKTGLGIAFLICSGLNILALALFIGFTIRHYSKYRIT
- a CDS encoding YceI family protein; the protein is MSKHSFLFIIALSISLAAMSQKGLFEARKSLVNFVSDAPLELIKASSKELKGFLDPEKRTFAFIIPSKSFEGFNSPLQQVHFSENYIEASKYPDASFKGKIIEQVDLNNDGEYQVRAKGALKIHGVEQERIIRVKIKIVKGIMVVSSEFSILLQEHNITIPKVVYQKIAEEIFIKVSMEMVRK